GTTTTACCTCAATGCTAGAAGTTTCTTTTGACAGTGTGACAAATAGCGGCTCAGGTATGAGTTTCCTGTCCTTGAAGGTATGTAGGCAAAGGCTCGACATTGACATCATGGGATGTTGTCAGGAGATCCAAGCAGTGGGCTGTGTGGGGACAGATCGAAGGCAGGTAGGGGCGGACAAATGTCCTCTGAGCTGTGAGAACTGATAGAATCTAGGCCTGTGGTCTAGTGGCTCTAGTCACCAACCATCTGGGGACTGTGACTGCCCTCTCACCTTGTCATTTCTTTTGCAGAGAAGCAAGAGCAGAGGCTACGTCTCCTCTTCAGGAGGAGAGTTCTGACTCCCTGTATGAGGTGGGCGTCTGGAACCCAGAAGTTACTCTGTCTTTGGAGGGGACCTTGAACTTAGAGGACATTCTCTACCTGGGGGACCCAGGTAACCTTGATGAGGCCCTGTATGTGGAAGAGACAGAGATGCCGGAGGAGACACTGTATATTGAGGAGGCCAGGCCACCAGATGAAGCCCTGTATGTGGAAGAGCCAGTGAAGCCCGAGGAGACGGTGTGTGTGGAGGAGCCTGCGGAGCCAGGAAAGACCACAAACCCAGAGCAGGTGATTTATGGGGGCGAGACTGCCCAGAGCGAGGAGAAACCTAACCTGGAGGAGAGCCTCAGAGCTGGGCCAAGTCCCAGCACAGAGGGAAGCCTGAGCATAGAGGACCTGGAATTGCTGGAGGGGCGTTTCCAGCAATGTGTCCAAGCCGTGGCCCAGCTGGAAGAGGAGAGGGATCAGCTCATCCACGAGCTTGTGTTGCTCCGAGAACCAGCCCTACAGGAGGTGCAGCAGGTCCACCAGGACATCTTGGCTGCCTACAAACTGCACGCCCAGGCAGAGCTGGAGAGGGATGGGCTGAGAGAGGATATCCGGCTGGTCAAGCAGAAGCTGTTCAAGGTGACAAAGGAATGTGTGGCCTACCAGTACCAGCTGGAGTGCCGACGGCAGGATGTGGCCCAGTTTGCCGAGCTCCGGGAAGTGCTGACCGCACGGGCAGCCCAGCTCTCAGAGGAACTGGCCCAGCTCCGGGATGCCTATcagaggcagaaggagcagcTACGGCAGCAACTCGAAGCACCTCCAAGCCAGAGGGATGGGCATTTCCTCCAGGAAAGCAGACGGCTCTCTACCCAGTTTGAGAACCTCATGGCAGAGAGCCgccagggcctggaggaggagtATGAGCCTCAGCTGCTGCGGCTCCTTGAGAGGAAAGAAGCCGCAGCCAAAGCGCTACAGAAGACCCAGGCCGAGATCCAGGAGATGAAGGAGGCTCTGAGACCCCTGCAAGCAGAGGCCAGGCAGCTCCATCTGCAAAACAGGAACCTGGAGGACCAGATCACCCTCATGAGGCAAAAACGAGACGAGGAGGTGCAGCAGTACAGGGTAGGCCCACTGGGCATGGAAGGAAGTGTGGTCTTTTAGCCTGGGGAGGAACAGGTGACCCGTCAAATACCTTTGGGCTGAAGGATACTGTCATATGTAAGAACAATCTGTTCTTTGGGGTCAGTCACTCACTTCTTTACTCCATGCTCCGTTCCATTCATTCTGACTGTGCTAGGGCTGAAAGTTATCTGCATTCTTAGTTTACACAGCACTTTGGCACCAATTATCTCACTTGATCTTTGTTAACTCTCCAAGTCAACTATTATCAtttttcatagatgaggaaactaaggctcagtgAGATGGAGTAATCTGAACTCTAGTCTAACCAGCCCCAAATATTTCAGTGCTCTTTCCACAGCACAGTTTTCCAGTTCTGAGTGATTCACACTTGGGTTTATATAGAGCAGGAGGGAATGGGGCTGGGTAGAATTCATGCTCTCCCCTTTCCCATATTCACCCTCAAGTCCCACCTGGCTGATCTCTGCTGATCTCTTCCAGTCTTAAAAAACTGAGATGAAATCTATAAAGCTCTattccttattttccttttttgtgcatTTGTTACCATTTCACTTGTATTCAAGCTGCTTCTGCTGATAAGCCAGTTGTAATCTCTTTTATATAAACACTAGTGGGATATAAACACTAGGTGCATAAACAATTCTCTCTCCCCCAGACTGTGAGCTTTCAGAAGATAGGGAGTATATTTTACTTGTCTCTGCCACCAGGCTCAGAGTACACATCAGTCAAGTGCTGACTTAAGTGCTGCTAGGCGCTGTGAGAAGACTACGGTGTGGTGCTTTTCAGAGCAGTACATTTGTCTTGTGAAATACATGTTCTTTTAGATAAACTTAAAAACTTATGCCCTCTCAGAGATTTTGATACATCCTTAAGGGAATGTGTCCTCTTTTGAAAACAGCTGCATTCACTTCACTGAAGATTGTATTATGAAAAccgtggtggtttttttttttgtcataatattgaatattttcaaacTAGGCATATGTGTACACCCCTCACTCACCCAACACCGGACCCATCTCCAACACATTGCTTTTTTATAGGGTCACAATCTAGTGTTAGGGCACTAATTATTTTTGCATAAACAAATACTATCCTTAGCAGCTTATACTCAGTCAGATGTTCCATTAATAACTGTAACCCAGGGTAGAAAATAACATGTGATTTAAGAGGTGCAGATAAGAGTGTTATCGGATGATGACGTATTTTAGCCATGGATTAAATCAGAGAACCCTTCACAGAAGATGGTGTTGTTTGAGCTAGGTATTGAAGTATAGGCAAGATCTAGAACAGTgttgtccaacagaaatataatgcaagccacatatataattttaaattttctaatagccacattaaaaaggagaaatacatgaaggtaattttaatatattttatttgactcAACAGATCTAAAATATAATTAGTAACTTGGCTGCATGTGAAAGGTGAAAAACTGAGAGGTGAGTTGAACTGTAAAGGTAGGTCAAGGCAGATCACATTGGACTTTGAAATCCAAACTAgggaatttggactttattcaGCGATAAGTTGCATTGTTAACAGTATTTAATCAAGGGCTTAACATGATTGTCTCTACTTTTAGAAACAGTATTGGTGTCAGTGTGTAAAATGGGCTAGGTACCCAGAGGCAAGGGACACTAGGAAGCTACAGTAGGTAAGAGAACACAACGGTAGCAGGAataaaaggaaggggaaggatgTAAGAACAACTGTAGAATGAACTTGGCTATAGAATGAGTCAGGCAGAGACAGGTGAGAAGTCGAGAGGATGCTGACATTTCAGGCAAGGCTAACTAGGATGGTGGTGCTGTTAAATAAGGAATTCCCTGGATTAGAGTGTTCTGACATGGTACTGGAGTTGCAGAATTTTCCCCCGTGATTTTCATCACTGTACTTGTTTCAGATTTGATGATCTATGCAGCTTTCCATTATATGAAAAACAATCTCGGTGACTGTCTTCTATCACTATGCCATGATTAAAATAGGGCTAAAGGTCTGAAGGAGCTAATTCTTCTTTCTGAAATGGCTTCTTCCTAAACTGTTTGCCAGAGGTTACATGTAGCATCTGATTACTTTTCAAGGATAGGCATCATTCTTACAATTGCAAACTTTGCCTCtttcatcaccaccatccattcattcaacagatattttctAAGTGtctgtttactatgtgccaggcagtgagctATGTGCTGGCAAAACAGATAAGAAATGGcattgggggttgggggtggagaggcagtccccacccccaaaaagttTATAGTCCAGGAAGGATACCAgataaaatgatttcaaaaatcTAGGACACTTGATTTTAAGATCTATCCTGAGCTAAGATGTTAAAGAGTGTGAGTTttagaatcaatgaaataatTAATATGCTTCAATGTGATACTGTAATAGTTGTAGGAATAAGGCATTGTACTGATGAAGCAGGTCTAATTACCCCTGCCTGGGGAAACGGGGTATTTCATAAGATTAACAATACCTAGCATGTACTTGAAGTTCTTCACGTgtaataattcatttaattcttacctCTGAGATAGGTCTGAACTACTGTCACcatttgaaaaacaagaaaacaggtGAGTCATGTGTCCAGGGttacacagctagcaagtgatGGAGGAAGGATGCCACTGTGTGCAATCTTTCTCAAGTCCACATTCATCACTACAAGATGTCTGAGCTGAGCCTTAAAGAATGAATTCACTGTGTAGACAAGGGAaaggcattctaggcagagggaacagcttaTACAAAAGCATGAAAACACAGACATGTTGTGGGACGCGAACAGCTTGGTGTGGCTGGATCATAAGGAATTTGAGAAGCAgaaagatgaggctggagaggtagaTTGGGACCAGGTTGTAAAGGGCTTTATGTAGTCTTTCggtcagtggttttcaaaaaGTTTTCTTCAAAGCCACAGaccccttccccaaaacaatCTTATATAAATGCCAAGATATAAAGCAGGCAAAAGTGGAGCTAACTTCTAACTAAAGAGTAGCAAGGACACTCCAATATGGCCTCCTTCTGGGGTTtcatggaaaacagtttgaagaCCACTAAAGATTCTACTGGCAATATAACAGTTATTAAGAAGATGAGTTCTAAACCAATggcaaatcctggctctaccacttaccaACTGGGAACCTTTGGACAAATTACTTGACCTCTGTGGTTCAGCTCCCTTACATGTACAGTGGGATTAATAGAGCTGTTGCAAGAAATGAACTAGTTAGTATTTGTACAGCACTTCCAATGGGGCCTGGCACATAGGTATGTACTCTTTACATGGCAATGTGGAGGGTGGACTGATAGAGCCTAGAAAGTCCACTTAGACTTTAAGAGAGATGAGAGATGTGAGGTAAAATGGGTAGGATCTGGTGACTGCAGTGATGGGGTGAGGAATTTGCCATAGTTTTTAGTTTGAAATTGGTAGTGTGCCAATGCTAAAGATGGAATATGCTTACTATCTGCATGCTTCACATCAATAAGCATTGTGTGTAGGGTGCTGGACATACTAAGAACCAGGAATTTACAGTCTGGTTGGGAGCTAGACATGAATAAATTGCAACATAAGGGAGCAGATGCTGTCTAGGTCACAGAAATGGCAGGAGTCAAGGCCCAGAAGTCCGACTTGGTCAGACTagagcagcactgtccaacagaagtACTATGCAAGCCACAGATGTCACTTAAAATTTCCCTgtaaccacatttaaaaaatgtaagaagaggtgaaattagtaattttatttaacccacgtcaaaaatattatcattgtAACATGTAATCaacattaaaatttgagatacttagtattttatacatacatatttttggtgCCAAGTCTCAGAAATCTGCTGTATCTCATCTTTagagcacatctcaattcagactagccatatttcaagtacTCAGTAGCCACCTGTAGCTAGTGACTTCCATACTGGACAGTGTGAATATAGGAGTCATGGAGGTTCTAGTTAGAGGTAAGGGTCAAACTAGAGGGGTTCTGAATGCCCTAAGGGACTAAGGAAAGTGGAATTTATGAAATTGAGATGATAAAGCAGTTTCTAGAAAGTTAACCTAGCGGTGCTACATAGGATTAAGACTGGAGATTGTCCTTTACTGTCTGTCACTGTAACAATACTTCCTTCAATCTGTGAGGTTCTCCTTGTCAAGAGTTTATCAGTGATGTGCAGCCTGCCTTCCCAAGCATGCACTTTTGTGAGGTTtgggaaactggggcacagaggtATACAGTTGCTTTCCTTTAGATAACCTGCTCTTTGACGGTAAGGCCACATCTCTGTGTAGTGTCAAAGCATGGCTAGGCActaaaaaaagaacttttgaCAATGTTGACAAAAGTTGAGATTCAACCAGAGTATTAAACCCTGCAGACTGACATGCCACAGGTATATCAAGGGCGACTCAGAACAAATTATTTAGATCCTTCTAATGATAGCATGTATCCAAACTGGATTCCTATGTTGTTATTCTTCAAAGTCTGCACTGAAGTCATTGCCCCTTAAAAATATGCCCTTCAacactcccttcccttcccaactCCCTCCTGATTCCTGAGGATCCACGTCAGCTAGCAACTAAACCAGGCTGATTTGCTGACATCTTCCTTTCTTCATGCCTCAGGCATTAAACCTTGGCAGACAGTTTACAGAATGTATCCCACCTGTTTTGGCAGAATGGGAACTAGTTACCTGAAGACTCCTGAGGGCCTCCAGGGCATACCAACTTCACCTTCCAACTTAGCATTTTAGAACAACTTGTCCTTATGTGTAATGAGTAAAGGATGTAGGAAATTAACATCCACGATAGCCAACATCCTTACTAAGGCATCTATTTGCATGTCAAGTTGTAGTAAATACTAAGTTAAGGTTTCTGACTTCAGGGAGCTTCAAATATGAAACTGTATTTACTGTTTTTCCTCTAACCAAACAACTCAAAAATCTTCTAAACCTGGAATTCTATTAGCTGAACAATGCTCCTAGAATTCTAGTTAATATTTCAATAACtgctcacacaaagacttgttttttttccaacttaAATTGTTTAAGTTGCAGAATGCTATAAAAACTATTCATTATCTTAATGGGAATATCTAAATTTGCACATAGAGTGAGGGATCTAGAAAATTCTCAGCTCACCAATTAGACAAAATCCTCACCTTCTGAAGATTGTGAAACAAAGAAGTCCCTCTAAGAACTTGTCCACCCTTTGCAGGATTCTATACATTAAGAAGCTGTGGTTAACAGACAAGATTCCTTTCAGGTCACCATTTTCAAAAACAGCATCTCTGTCAAAACAGTTTCTTTGAATCTCAGGTTCTTAACCTCAACACtgccatgaagattaaatgatgtgTAAGAAGGTGCTTTATAATAGTATGGGCGAAGTCAGGTTTTTATTGTTTGGCTGATTAGAAATGTTCTTGGCCTTCTCCTGCAGGAACAGCTAGAGGAAATGGAAGAACGACAGAGGCAGCTAAGAAGCGCGGTGCAACTCCAGcaacagaagaacaaagagatGGAGCAGCTAAGGATCAACCTTGCTGAAGAGCTCTCAGCTTACAAGTCAGTTTTTGCTGCTATGCAAATCTCAACTAACACTGGCTgagggatggtggggaggggagatagATGTTCCTCACGGGAAATTTcactttaaagtgaaaaacaaaaaaataatttgcagtgattttcaaattgTGCTCATCCATGACCAGATGGAAAAttgctctctttttttaaagggcTATGCTACCAAGGAGCCTGGAACAGGCTAACGCTCCCACTTCTGAGGCAGGGGGAATTGAGACACAGTCACAAGGTGATCCTTGTGGGCTTAAGAGTGGTGTTTGCATTGATGCTGCTATCCTAACCTAACAATActaatgccttaaaaaaaaaatgtgtctaaCGACAAGTAAGGATATCCCAATTAGGGATAACACATACCTTCAAATGGCCCATTGCAGGCATTCAGGGTTCATTTGTAATGTTTTAACTTTTAGTAGGACTCAAAATATGCCCTAATTATCACCAGGAAACCTGGAACAGGATAAAACATCTAGGCTCTGTGCAGTCTTACTTTCCTCACCCTATCTGACCCTCTCTGCTATTCATAAAGTTTCCTTAGAATAGCAGAGAAGGCAGTTATGCTACCAAATTCAGACTATGACAAAGGAAGCCAAGAAGGCTAAGTTAATTTGctaaataatcattaaaaaagcTGAAGAGGGTGTTGTTGAGATTGAAGGCCGACAGTATTGCTTTATTTGTGAAACAAGCAACACATCTATCCATCAATTTCTTTACATAccaattatgtttttatattcctTATAAAGTCCTATATTCTCTTAGATAAATTTAGGATTAAAAAGTCCAAGCTGGATACTAGATAAATGTccataaatttaaatttcctaattaaTCCTACGTCTTGGACacaaataacaattttttttaaagctttaaaaattaaaaaaaaatcttatttttaaaaaaattttttggggggaggtaattgagtttattttactgttatttttaatggcggtactgggaactgaacccaggacctcgtgcatgctaaaagcacgcactctaccactgagctttaacACCTTCCCCGCAAATAACTATTATAACTCATGCTTTCCCTAATTTACTAagattttcttttactgttttatcCAGGCATAACTGATAGTTTGGGAGGTTACTAAAAACTTGTAATTGAAGAAAATGATCTGCTAATTGCCTttgtgtggatcaaagttcacaAGGGAAAATACAACGATTCATCCAAAGAATCACAAGTACAGAATTTCAGTTCTTGTACTACCTGTGTAGTTAACATGGGCAGAGAAAATTTTTAGCTAGCCCCTCCCATCACCACCATAGGAGATACTCAAATATTTGCTGGGGGAAAAGTCATCCCTGATTTGATGTCAATCACACTCTAGCAATCTCTCCCCAACATGGCCTGCACTAAGCTTCAGAAGTtcattgttaaaaattttatacTGTATTATTTCAAGTTGCAGAAAATTTAAACTCATCCTTTTTTCTCTCAAACTTACAGGGGCTGTTTAGAAACCTATGGCCGAATCTGTAactgagaaacaacagaaaaacatttcCTAGCAAAGGATCACTAAGTATCCTTTGgacagacttttttttccaaatagagaAGGGAGTGCCAGGGACTTGGCAAGCAGTTCTGGGGAAGTTACAAATACTGGCTGACCTGTTTAAAAAGATTCTAGGGCTGGCTGGAGGCAGAACACTATCAATCAGCTCTTGGCTGGATTCTGTTTTGTAAGCTTCTGGTACTGATCTCAGCGGActgaagaatatataaatgtgcCTATCACCCAGAAGCAACCCTCCACGTGGCACTGAGTAAAGGATGAATGTATGGACACACCCACCTTGCAGTGCTGTGAAGAATGTTATCTTACCTTGTATTGACCCAAACCAAAAACCTCTTCAGGAACACAGATGGGGTCAAAGACAGCAGATTTTCATTacagttgacacttgaacaacatgggggttaaTTTGCATATAACTTAGTTGGTCCTTGGTATCTGAGGTTCCTCCACattcatggattcaaccaaccactgaCGGTGTAGTACTGTGTGacatttactattgaaaaatatctgtgtataagtggacctgcacagttcaaacccacgttgttcaagggttaactgtataTGGGTTTACAATTTTAACTTTTATGCCATGAGTGTTAAGACTTTAAATGAATTCCTTTACaaagtttacttttctttaagTCTGTGCTGACTCATGTAGATTATGTGTCAATTTTCACTATACTCTAAAAGAACTACTGACTTACAGAAAAGAACCAATCCAGATTTGAACTTAAAGCTTACGGATATTCAGATTTCTCCAAACACCTTACCTCATGACAATGATGTGGGGTGAGAGCAATCTACTCAGTTTAACTGGGTGATTGGCAAGGAACCAGAAGTTTTATCTGGTTATGGCACTTGGCTTTCAAGAGCCTACTTTCCTAACCTCTAACTATAGGCCCCCAGTGAAAAACATACTGGGGAGATTCAACCTCTCTCTGAGAAAAGGTCAAACACCTTTTCCAAATTTAAACTTTGCCTTAAATTCTCTGCCACACTGCCTTTGATGTTCTTGAAAGTCCATGTAGTTCTTAGAGAGAGACttcaaaaatgtgttattttatcaAAGACTAATCTGTGCACCTCTGATTCAGTATTTTATGTCTTTCACTTTCCCTGGGAAGGAGTAAAGCTCTTTTCTATACTTCTGGGTCTATTATATTTAATTCTGCTCTTGGTTGTCAGAGATCATAGAAAACAACTGTCATCTGAACAACTCTTCTAGAAGCCAGAGACTGGTGTTTGATGGATGTTACATACTAAATAAAACCCATCAGCATGGGGTTATGTAGAAAAGcaatttattccattataagcaCTTACACAGTTAGTCATGGAGAGTAACAGGCCTGCTGGTGAAACAGGTCACCCAGAATAAGAGACGGTATCGAACTAGTGGTCAAGGACtaactcctaaaaaaaaaaaaaaagcaactcttaTCCaggattaatttaattttaaaaacaaatacaagctATCAATTCACTCTTCTCAACTTAACTGGACAGTCTACCTGTGGTATAACTGTCAGGTAAAAACATACATCTTTACAACTTGGTGGTcccaagttttttttgtttgttttttttaaaaaaaccatttcacagaaaggaaagaatatgaaaacagctCAAGAAATACACTACAAGcaaaaatatatggggaaagAAGAACACGCAGTTTTGATTTAACTGAAGAAAATTAGAGGGGACTGGTCTATTTAAGAAAATGTGCATCCTGGAAAGTTAGGTGTGAAGATTTTAGAGTAGGAATTTATATGACTTGAATCTTCCCTATTTCCTGAATAAAAATGACATCTTGCAGTATTTATACTTCATGGCTCAGACACCTACCTCACTTGGCTCTATTTCTTATTCACTCTAGCCTTTCCTTAAATGAGTCTGAAAAACTTGGGGATATagcataagaagaaaaataaccacACACAATATTCCCCCTTTGACCTCTGTTACTAGAAAATTcctgaagaaaatttaaatataagtcTGTGGCTTTGCTGAATCAAGCCCCCCAGTTAATATTTAGAAAACACCTTCTGTTTGAGCTAATAACATTGTTGATGGAACTTATTACAGAGGGATAACCAAACAAAGTCTGGTTATATCAAAACCAGTGTTATATCAATCTCAGGgttgagaggaagaaaaggggagtCTAAAATCACAAGAAGTGCAGACATTATCTAGGACCCTTGTCCTTCTGGATCCACGCTTCCTTCGGGGTCTTCATCATTATAAATGTTCTCTGCCtgccaaaaacaagaaaaagagaaaaggatacTGAGCAAACTGAAGGCCGTTTCTTTAAGTTAAGCTTTCAAATACATGAGGCCAGGGAGACAGACTGTGGGGCACATCGTCTGTTTTAACTATTCAACTCTGCAGTTGCtgcatgaaagcagccacagacaacctACAAATGAATGAGTACAGCTGTGTACCAATAGAAACACGCAGCTGTCCACAGGCCAACCCCCTGGATTAGGATATTTCCCCAAAACTGAAATATGGGTACCATCTGCCTTTAACCAGACATTATTTAGAATagtcaaaaagtaaaaataatacaaatgttcatcaactgatgaatgaataaaagtcatatactgtatgatttcatttatattaaacgTGCAGACAGGCAAATCCAGAGAAAGTACCTTTATGACTGCCTAGTACTGGGTGGACTGGAGGAAAATGGGAGTGATGGCTAcctgggtatggggtttcttctGGGGGTAACTGACTGGTGATGGTTGGGCAATTGTGTGACTATACTAAgtatcactgaattgtacattaaaaaaaaaagacagaatccCTGGCCCCCCAGCAAAATCTTGTTCCAAGTCtcaatctataaatatttaaaaaagagaaactgcTCTTGTATAAAATAAACTCCACTTCTACTACTTGATGAAGTATCCACACCACAAGCATCCTAAATATAGAAACCACTTTTCCCTTGGGCAAAATTTACTGTTCTTAGTATCTACTATGCATAAATCACTAGGGTAGGTGCTGCAGAGGATGGATAGTCTTACCTTACAATCTGACTACAGGGGAAATGTATACAATTAGGAGATGTAGTCtcgggggaaggtatagctcaagtggtagagcgcataatTAGCACgtacgaggtcctaggttcaatccccagtacttcctccaaatataaataaataaataaacaaacctaattacctccccctcataaactaaaaaaaaaggagatgcagtctgaaaacaaatgtataatgtCTTTTCGAACAGCAGGCTCAATCCCACAAGCCTGTCCTAACTTCAGAGGCCAGTGTTAAACCCTGAGTGCCCACGATAACCAAGCACTTCTGCCAAACTTGAGGGGTTCCCACAACCCTGGCTCAGGACTGATTTCCTGGAATGACTCACAGAACCCAGTAAAGTGctttactggtttattataaaggttACAACTCAGGAAtggccaaatggaagagatgcatagggcaaggtgagggagggagcacagagcttcca
The Camelus dromedarius isolate mCamDro1 chromosome 14, mCamDro1.pat, whole genome shotgun sequence genome window above contains:
- the SYNC gene encoding syncoilin isoform X2, translating into MASPEPRRSGDGAAQAAREARAEATSPLQEESSDSLYEVGVWNPEVTLSLEGTLNLEDILYLGDPGNLDEALYVEETEMPEETLYIEEARPPDEALYVEEPVKPEETVCVEEPAEPGKTTNPEQVIYGGETAQSEEKPNLEESLRAGPSPSTEGSLSIEDLELLEGRFQQCVQAVAQLEEERDQLIHELVLLREPALQEVQQVHQDILAAYKLHAQAELERDGLREDIRLVKQKLFKVTKECVAYQYQLECRRQDVAQFAELREVLTARAAQLSEELAQLRDAYQRQKEQLRQQLEAPPSQRDGHFLQESRRLSTQFENLMAESRQGLEEEYEPQLLRLLERKEAAAKALQKTQAEIQEMKEALRPLQAEARQLHLQNRNLEDQITLMRQKRDEEVQQYREQLEEMEERQRQLRSAVQLQQQKNKEMEQLRINLAEELSAYKGCLETYGRICN
- the SYNC gene encoding syncoilin isoform X1, which gives rise to MASPEPRRSGDGAAQAAREARAEATSPLQEESSDSLYEVGVWNPEVTLSLEGTLNLEDILYLGDPGNLDEALYVEETEMPEETLYIEEARPPDEALYVEEPVKPEETVCVEEPAEPGKTTNPEQVIYGGETAQSEEKPNLEESLRAGPSPSTEGSLSIEDLELLEGRFQQCVQAVAQLEEERDQLIHELVLLREPALQEVQQVHQDILAAYKLHAQAELERDGLREDIRLVKQKLFKVTKECVAYQYQLECRRQDVAQFAELREVLTARAAQLSEELAQLRDAYQRQKEQLRQQLEAPPSQRDGHFLQESRRLSTQFENLMAESRQGLEEEYEPQLLRLLERKEAAAKALQKTQAEIQEMKEALRPLQAEARQLHLQNRNLEDQITLMRQKRDEEVQQYREQLEEMEERQRQLRSAVQLQQQKNKEMEQLRINLAEELSAYKAMLPRSLEQANAPTSEAGGIETQSQGAV